One region of Vescimonas fastidiosa genomic DNA includes:
- a CDS encoding 5'-nucleotidase C-terminal domain-containing protein, whose translation MKKILSLFLTLAIVIGLFVPAASAEPTTGATTTEFAFLVTSDLHGQIYSTDYSAGYEASGTGTTGLTRIATYIKQMRAKYGENLYLADLGDTIQGAPLTYYYAFNKPEADDPAMKAFRTLGYDLWVPGNHEFNYGLGILNRQMDYLTSAASGKETPAAIMAANYLDAQARAADPNSWKTWKNYKPYEIREFDGVKVAIIGLANPNIPKWDIPANWEGIHFAGIYETYKHYEAEMKAQADMIAVMTHCGMAYTSEAGDLAMDSVKYLVEKTNSIDFVFSGHEHGTKVLSATNTDGKSIPIVQPNTKAKAIGQVIVTYDKATKTATLVDAENIAMTQRVSGKTVPCYDIDPELGQILKPYEEATWKDYMLQVIGQSNGDYSAAGLGTAPSAFMDLVNRVQILGAYDRTGKNTPNNPDDDTPAQLSISAPLTSGSKENLIPKGDICLGDMFSLYRFENWFYQIRMNGKEVRTWLEYSASKIYENNGKLDIKGGLTYYDVIYGDGFSYTIDAAQPAGSRVVKMTYNAKPVTDDQEFTVVLNNYRFNGGGDYVNYLNSHGCNFKANDPDRIIYSSQFDMINGEDEGQARSLLVNYIKEQTAGQSKGITPNITSNWKIINSSSAKSDDIVVLYTNDVHTYIDNKTGKGLRYSDVAGYRDDLLDTHKNVLLVDAGDHVQGTAYGGMDSGATILKLMQTAGYDLATLGNHEFDYGMERALAIAKNGIVPYISCNFYHEKDGVKGANVLDSYKIFDLDGKKVAFVGITTPESFTKSTPKYFQDSNGNYIYGIAGGVDGQALYDSVQAAIDAVKAAGADYVIGLAHLGVDESSRPWTSKDVIAHVTGLDALLDGHSHSVVEQELVKDKAGHDVVLSQTGSYLKNLGQLTITANGQITTKLLSSVSTVQNWAVKELEDAWIAQIDGELGQKIGSIDSVLGNHNKDGKRLVRSRETNTGDFAADALYHLFLDQGVDVAIMNGGGVRNNEITGELTYKKMKEIHTFGNVACLQRVTGQMLLDALEWGARNADADIAKENGGFLQVSGLKYEIHTYIASTVQKDEKGVWTGGPTGEYRVKNVQIFNRATNTWEALDLTKEYKLAGYNYTLRDLGDGFAMFKGAVNELDYVMQDYMVLANYVQSFENGHVTGYKNIDGGDGRITFVFQKAPAADSGPQTGDETAIGSYVVTSTVTLLALGACLALRRRKTQK comes from the coding sequence ATGAAGAAGATTCTATCCCTGTTTCTGACGCTTGCGATCGTTATAGGCCTCTTTGTGCCTGCGGCAAGTGCAGAACCCACCACGGGAGCGACGACCACGGAGTTTGCGTTCCTCGTCACCTCTGACCTGCACGGCCAGATCTATTCCACAGATTACTCCGCCGGCTATGAAGCCAGCGGGACAGGCACCACCGGCCTGACCCGCATCGCCACCTACATCAAGCAAATGCGCGCGAAATACGGCGAAAACCTCTATCTCGCGGACCTTGGCGACACCATTCAGGGTGCGCCGCTGACCTACTACTACGCCTTCAACAAGCCCGAGGCGGACGACCCCGCCATGAAGGCCTTCCGTACCCTGGGCTACGACCTCTGGGTTCCGGGCAACCATGAGTTCAACTACGGTCTGGGCATTCTCAACCGCCAGATGGACTACCTGACCTCCGCCGCCAGCGGCAAGGAGACCCCCGCTGCCATTATGGCCGCCAATTACCTGGATGCCCAGGCTCGGGCGGCTGATCCCAACAGCTGGAAAACCTGGAAAAACTACAAGCCCTATGAGATCCGGGAATTTGACGGCGTGAAGGTGGCCATCATCGGCCTGGCCAACCCCAACATCCCCAAGTGGGACATCCCTGCCAACTGGGAGGGCATCCACTTTGCGGGCATTTACGAGACCTATAAGCACTATGAGGCGGAGATGAAGGCCCAGGCCGACATGATCGCCGTTATGACCCACTGCGGCATGGCCTACACCTCCGAGGCCGGCGACCTGGCCATGGACTCGGTGAAGTACCTGGTGGAAAAGACCAATTCTATCGACTTTGTGTTCTCCGGCCACGAGCACGGCACCAAGGTCCTTAGCGCTACCAATACCGACGGCAAGAGCATCCCCATCGTGCAGCCTAACACCAAGGCCAAGGCCATCGGCCAGGTCATCGTGACCTATGACAAGGCCACAAAGACGGCGACCTTGGTGGATGCCGAGAATATCGCCATGACCCAGAGGGTCAGCGGTAAGACGGTGCCCTGCTACGACATCGACCCGGAGCTCGGCCAGATTCTCAAGCCCTATGAGGAGGCCACCTGGAAGGACTATATGCTCCAGGTCATCGGCCAGTCCAACGGCGATTATTCCGCCGCCGGGCTGGGCACCGCTCCCTCCGCCTTTATGGACCTGGTCAACCGCGTGCAGATTCTGGGCGCCTATGACCGCACCGGCAAGAACACCCCCAATAACCCCGACGACGACACCCCCGCCCAGCTCTCCATTTCCGCGCCCCTGACCTCGGGCAGCAAGGAAAACCTCATCCCCAAGGGGGATATTTGCCTGGGCGATATGTTCAGCCTCTACCGCTTTGAAAACTGGTTCTATCAGATCAGAATGAACGGCAAGGAGGTTCGCACCTGGCTGGAATACTCCGCCAGCAAGATCTATGAGAACAACGGCAAGCTCGATATTAAGGGCGGCCTGACCTATTACGATGTCATCTACGGCGATGGCTTCTCCTACACCATCGACGCCGCCCAGCCTGCCGGCTCCCGGGTGGTCAAGATGACCTACAACGCCAAGCCCGTCACCGACGATCAGGAGTTCACCGTTGTCCTCAATAACTACCGCTTTAACGGCGGCGGCGACTATGTCAATTACCTCAACAGCCACGGCTGCAACTTCAAAGCCAATGACCCCGACCGCATCATCTATTCCTCCCAGTTTGACATGATCAACGGCGAGGACGAGGGCCAGGCCCGCAGTCTCCTGGTTAACTACATCAAGGAGCAGACCGCCGGGCAGAGCAAGGGCATTACCCCCAACATCACCTCCAATTGGAAGATCATCAACAGCAGCAGCGCAAAGTCCGATGACATCGTCGTTCTCTACACCAACGATGTCCACACCTATATCGACAATAAGACGGGTAAGGGCCTGCGCTACTCCGATGTAGCCGGCTACCGCGACGATCTGCTGGACACCCACAAAAATGTCCTCCTGGTGGACGCCGGCGACCATGTTCAGGGCACAGCCTACGGCGGCATGGACAGCGGCGCAACCATTCTCAAACTCATGCAGACCGCCGGCTATGACCTGGCCACTCTGGGCAACCACGAGTTTGACTACGGCATGGAGCGGGCCCTGGCTATCGCCAAGAACGGCATCGTCCCCTACATCTCCTGCAACTTCTACCATGAAAAGGACGGCGTCAAGGGCGCCAATGTCCTGGATTCCTACAAGATTTTCGACCTGGACGGCAAGAAGGTGGCCTTCGTGGGTATCACCACGCCGGAGTCCTTCACCAAGTCCACCCCCAAGTATTTCCAGGATAGCAACGGCAACTACATCTACGGCATCGCCGGCGGCGTAGACGGCCAGGCCCTGTACGACTCCGTTCAGGCCGCCATCGACGCAGTGAAGGCCGCCGGAGCCGACTATGTCATCGGCCTGGCTCACCTGGGCGTAGACGAGTCCAGCCGCCCCTGGACCTCCAAGGATGTCATCGCCCATGTCACCGGTCTGGATGCCCTCCTGGACGGCCACTCCCACTCCGTAGTGGAGCAGGAGCTGGTCAAGGATAAGGCGGGCCACGATGTGGTCCTGTCTCAGACCGGCAGCTACCTGAAGAACCTGGGCCAGCTGACCATCACCGCCAACGGCCAGATCACCACCAAGCTCCTCTCCTCTGTCTCCACCGTGCAGAACTGGGCGGTCAAGGAGCTGGAGGATGCCTGGATCGCGCAGATCGACGGCGAGCTGGGCCAGAAGATCGGCTCCATCGACAGCGTCCTGGGCAACCACAACAAGGATGGCAAGCGCCTGGTGCGCAGCCGTGAGACCAATACCGGCGACTTCGCCGCCGATGCCCTGTATCACCTCTTCCTGGATCAGGGCGTGGATGTGGCCATTATGAACGGCGGCGGCGTCCGCAATAATGAGATCACCGGCGAGCTCACCTACAAGAAGATGAAGGAGATCCACACCTTCGGCAATGTGGCCTGCCTGCAGCGGGTCACCGGCCAGATGCTCCTGGATGCCCTGGAGTGGGGTGCCCGGAACGCTGATGCGGACATCGCCAAGGAAAACGGCGGCTTCCTCCAGGTCTCCGGCCTGAAATACGAGATCCACACCTATATCGCCTCCACCGTCCAGAAGGATGAAAAGGGCGTTTGGACCGGCGGCCCCACCGGGGAATACCGGGTCAAGAATGTCCAGATCTTTAACCGTGCCACCAACACCTGGGAGGCTCTGGACCTGACCAAGGAGTATAAGCTGGCCGGGTATAACTACACCCTCCGTGACCTGGGCGACGGCTTCGCAATGTTCAAGGGTGCCGTTAATGAGCTGGATTATGTCATGCAGGATTATATGGTCCTGGCCAACTATGTCCAGAGCTTTGAAAACGGCCATGTGACCGGGTATAAGAATATCGACGGCGGCGACGGCCGCATCACCTTCGTGTTCCAGAAGGCTCCGGCCGCCGACTCCGGCCCCCAGACCGGCGACGAAACCGCTATCGGCTCCTATGTCGTCACCAGCACCGTTACCCTCCTGGCTCTGGGTGCCTGCCTGGCTCTGCGCCGCAGAAAGACCCAGAAGTAA
- a CDS encoding polysaccharide deacetylase family protein encodes MAKKTVRVFLLSRRVALAVGAVLAAAAIFGAVHIPAAVSAAGTARQLPIYSVERPSEEGEKFCAISFDAAWGNEDTQMLLDILTRYDVKATFFLVGDWVDKYPESVKALGDAGMEVMNHSNHHDHFNRLTADEIVADVTACNDKVKAITGIAPTLIRCPYGEYDDHVISAIRSMGMEPIQWDVDSLDWKDYDAKTIFKRVTENLQPGSIVLFHNAALHTPEALPSILEFMQQNGYTVVPIGQLIYTENYTIDHAGRQWPAQEEKAAS; translated from the coding sequence ATGGCGAAGAAGACCGTGCGGGTGTTTTTGCTATCCAGGAGGGTGGCACTGGCGGTGGGGGCGGTGCTGGCGGCAGCGGCTATTTTCGGGGCGGTACACATTCCGGCGGCCGTTTCCGCAGCGGGGACAGCCCGGCAGCTGCCGATATACAGCGTGGAAAGGCCGTCGGAGGAGGGGGAGAAATTCTGCGCTATTTCCTTTGACGCCGCCTGGGGAAACGAGGACACCCAGATGCTCCTGGACATTCTGACCAGGTACGATGTGAAGGCCACCTTCTTTTTGGTGGGGGACTGGGTGGATAAATACCCGGAATCCGTGAAGGCCCTGGGGGATGCGGGAATGGAGGTGATGAATCACTCCAATCACCACGACCACTTTAACCGGCTCACCGCTGATGAGATCGTGGCGGATGTGACGGCGTGCAACGACAAGGTGAAGGCCATTACAGGCATCGCCCCCACGCTGATCCGCTGCCCCTACGGGGAGTATGACGACCATGTGATCTCCGCCATCCGGTCTATGGGGATGGAGCCGATTCAGTGGGATGTGGACAGTCTGGACTGGAAGGACTACGACGCCAAGACGATTTTTAAGCGGGTGACGGAGAATTTGCAGCCGGGGAGCATTGTACTGTTTCACAATGCGGCGCTGCACACGCCGGAGGCTTTGCCGTCTATTTTAGAGTTTATGCAGCAAAACGGGTACACGGTGGTGCCTATCGGACAGCTCATTTACACGGAGAACTACACCATTGACCATGCCGGGCGGCAGTGGCCGGCGCAGGAGGAAAAAGCCGCCTCCTGA
- a CDS encoding GH25 family lysozyme, which translates to MPGTASKNKGRLWIAVGLLLAALTVLLLLSGDRQDRRVAVDDGTGTIWITPIADLPVNSFAQSDFVQDDAGTAYTGGAYTASQGVDVSEWQKEIQWQEVAAGGIDFAVLRCGFRRYVSGNLEQDASFEANYAGAGEAGLRRGVYFFSQAITPEEARAEAAYVLEMLNGRPLELPVFYDWETVEAEEGRANGLDGETVTACAAAFCRAIQDGGYRAGVYFNLQMGYHTYGLEQVRDWVWWLGEPGQHPTFYYETQLWQYDHGGTVPGISGAVDRNLLFEAAEKAG; encoded by the coding sequence TTGCCGGGAACAGCCAGCAAGAATAAGGGGCGGCTTTGGATCGCTGTGGGGCTGCTTTTGGCCGCACTGACGGTCCTTCTGCTGCTGTCCGGAGACCGGCAGGACAGACGGGTGGCTGTGGATGACGGCACCGGGACGATTTGGATTACGCCCATTGCGGATCTTCCGGTGAATTCCTTCGCCCAGAGCGACTTTGTACAGGACGACGCCGGAACGGCCTATACCGGCGGGGCCTACACCGCCAGCCAGGGGGTGGATGTGTCCGAGTGGCAGAAGGAAATTCAGTGGCAGGAGGTGGCGGCAGGAGGCATCGATTTCGCCGTGCTGCGCTGCGGTTTTCGCCGCTATGTCAGCGGAAATCTGGAGCAGGACGCCTCCTTTGAGGCCAACTATGCCGGGGCAGGCGAGGCGGGGCTGCGCCGAGGGGTGTACTTCTTCTCCCAGGCCATAACCCCGGAGGAGGCCCGGGCTGAGGCCGCCTATGTGCTGGAAATGCTGAACGGTCGCCCTCTGGAGCTGCCGGTATTTTACGACTGGGAGACCGTCGAGGCCGAGGAGGGCCGGGCCAACGGACTGGACGGCGAGACGGTCACCGCCTGCGCGGCAGCCTTTTGCCGGGCCATTCAGGACGGCGGCTACCGGGCCGGGGTCTACTTCAACCTGCAAATGGGCTATCATACCTACGGCCTGGAGCAGGTCCGGGACTGGGTCTGGTGGCTCGGTGAGCCGGGGCAGCACCCTACCTTTTACTACGAGACGCAGCTGTGGCAGTACGACCACGGGGGCACCGTGCCGGGTATCTCCGGAGCGGTGGACCGGAATTTGCTGTTTGAGGCGGCGGAGAAGGCCGGATGA
- a CDS encoding YoaK family protein, translated as MTLFPKRRGQMSDSMVTALFIILSGGLQDAYTYVCRGKVFANAQTGNIVLLSTTLFEGDWSHTLHYLAPVLSFLLGIFIAECVHRRFKHMERVHWRQMILLAEIILLIAVGFLPQSLNTTANAVVSFVCAMQVQTFRKIRGHAYASTMCIGNMRSGTEALCAYFHTRDKEILRSALTYFGVVLLFALGAGLGSVVTLRWGEKTIWLSSALLTVSFLVMFLREEEARLHRE; from the coding sequence ATGACCCTTTTTCCCAAGCGCCGGGGCCAGATGTCCGACTCCATGGTCACGGCCCTGTTCATCATCCTCTCCGGCGGCCTCCAGGACGCCTATACCTATGTCTGCCGGGGCAAGGTCTTTGCCAACGCCCAAACGGGTAACATCGTTCTTCTGAGCACCACGCTTTTTGAGGGTGACTGGTCTCACACCCTGCACTATCTGGCGCCTGTGCTGTCGTTCCTGCTGGGTATCTTCATTGCCGAGTGCGTTCACCGCCGCTTCAAGCACATGGAGCGGGTCCATTGGCGGCAGATGATCCTTTTGGCGGAGATCATTCTGCTCATTGCCGTGGGCTTTCTGCCCCAAAGCCTCAACACCACGGCTAATGCGGTGGTGTCCTTTGTCTGCGCCATGCAGGTGCAGACCTTCCGCAAGATCCGGGGCCATGCCTACGCCAGCACCATGTGCATCGGCAATATGCGCAGCGGAACCGAGGCCCTCTGCGCCTATTTTCACACCCGGGATAAGGAAATTCTTCGCAGCGCCCTGACCTATTTCGGCGTGGTACTGCTGTTCGCCCTGGGCGCTGGCCTGGGGAGTGTGGTCACCCTCCGCTGGGGCGAAAAAACCATTTGGCTCTCCAGCGCCCTGCTTACGGTGAGCTTTTTGGTCATGTTTCTCCGGGAGGAGGAGGCACGCCTGCACCGGGAATAA
- a CDS encoding MATE family efflux transporter, with translation MNGQLSHRHAHKFRLGGSIDMLTGPLLKKILLFGLPLMASSILQLLFNAADVVVLGRYASYASLAAVGSTTAIVNLMINLLIGISIGVNVLVARYLGEGDKQKELSEAVHTAVAVALIGGVILGGIGCATASWILELISTPEDIFDLARIYLNIYFLGTPAIAVYNYGAAILRARGDTQRPLLFLTISGVTNVALNLLFVISFQMDVAGVALATVISEVLSAVLVLVSLMRSQDELAFSWRKLRIHRRSLSLMSKVGIPAGIQGCLFSLANLAIQGAINAYGSVVVAGSSAAGSIDGFIYVSMNTFHQTAQTFLSQNIGAGKYDRVKDILKKCLLCTVVTGAILCTVACVFSQPLLRIYNQDPAVVAAGTVRLYIAVAPYIIFGLADVLTGAIRGCGSPVRPVVINLLCTCVFRLLWIAAINTDTMPVTWVYASYPASWLVLLIALTVCWLRLYRRKIRPHLMPD, from the coding sequence ATGAACGGACAACTGAGCCACAGACACGCCCACAAATTCAGACTCGGCGGCTCCATAGATATGCTCACGGGCCCGCTGCTGAAAAAGATTCTGCTTTTCGGCCTGCCGCTGATGGCCTCCAGCATCCTGCAGCTGCTGTTCAATGCGGCGGATGTGGTGGTTCTGGGCCGCTATGCCAGCTACGCAAGCCTGGCCGCCGTGGGCAGCACCACCGCCATTGTGAACCTGATGATCAACCTGCTCATCGGTATCTCCATTGGCGTAAATGTGCTGGTGGCCCGCTACCTGGGCGAGGGAGATAAGCAAAAGGAGCTTTCCGAGGCCGTTCACACAGCGGTGGCGGTTGCTCTGATCGGCGGTGTGATCCTGGGCGGCATCGGCTGCGCCACGGCCTCCTGGATACTGGAGCTTATCTCCACGCCGGAGGACATTTTCGACCTGGCCCGGATCTATCTCAACATCTATTTCCTCGGCACCCCCGCCATTGCAGTCTATAACTACGGTGCCGCCATCCTCCGGGCCCGGGGCGACACCCAGCGCCCGCTGCTCTTTCTCACCATCAGCGGTGTAACGAATGTGGCGCTGAACCTCCTGTTTGTTATCTCCTTTCAGATGGATGTGGCAGGCGTGGCTCTGGCCACCGTCATCAGTGAGGTCCTCAGCGCCGTGCTGGTGCTGGTAAGCCTTATGCGCTCCCAGGACGAGCTGGCCTTCTCCTGGCGCAAGCTGCGCATCCACCGCCGCAGCCTGTCCCTCATGTCCAAGGTGGGCATCCCGGCGGGAATCCAGGGCTGCCTCTTCAGCCTCGCTAATCTGGCCATTCAGGGAGCCATCAATGCCTACGGCAGCGTGGTCGTGGCCGGCAGCAGTGCCGCCGGCAGCATCGACGGCTTCATTTATGTGTCCATGAACACCTTCCACCAGACGGCCCAGACCTTCCTCAGCCAGAATATCGGCGCCGGAAAATATGACCGGGTGAAGGACATCCTGAAAAAGTGCCTGCTGTGTACCGTGGTCACGGGGGCGATTCTGTGTACCGTCGCCTGTGTGTTCAGCCAGCCCCTTCTGCGCATTTATAACCAAGACCCCGCCGTGGTGGCCGCCGGTACGGTGCGGCTTTACATCGCGGTCGCCCCCTACATAATCTTCGGCCTGGCGGATGTGCTCACCGGCGCCATACGCGGCTGCGGCAGCCCGGTGCGCCCGGTGGTCATCAATCTGCTGTGTACCTGCGTCTTCCGTCTACTCTGGATCGCGGCGATAAATACGGATACCATGCCCGTCACCTGGGTCTATGCCTCCTACCCCGCCTCCTGGCTGGTGCTGCTTATCGCCCTGACGGTCTGCTGGCTGCGCCTGTACCGCAGAAAAATCCGTCCCCATCTCATGCCGGACTAA
- a CDS encoding flavodoxin family protein yields MKVLMINGSPRPQGNTALALGELERTFADLGIESETVQVGQQAVRGCIACGRCGELGRCVFDDAVNVLAPKFEAADGLVVASPVYYASANATLIAVLDRLFYSTPFDKTMKVGASVVCARRGGCSATFDELNKYFTISNMPIASSQYWNSIHGRAPGEAAADEEGRQTMRVLARNMAFLMRSIALGKERYGLPETEPHAWTHFIR; encoded by the coding sequence ATGAAAGTCTTGATGATCAACGGCAGCCCCCGGCCCCAGGGCAACACCGCCCTGGCCCTTGGGGAGCTGGAGCGTACCTTCGCCGACCTGGGCATCGAGTCCGAAACCGTTCAGGTGGGTCAGCAGGCCGTTCGCGGCTGCATTGCCTGTGGTCGCTGCGGGGAGCTGGGCCGCTGCGTTTTCGATGACGCCGTCAATGTCCTGGCCCCCAAATTTGAGGCGGCGGACGGCCTGGTGGTGGCCAGTCCCGTGTACTATGCCTCCGCCAATGCCACCCTCATTGCCGTTCTGGACCGCCTGTTTTACAGCACCCCCTTCGACAAGACCATGAAGGTGGGGGCCAGTGTGGTCTGCGCCCGCCGGGGTGGCTGCTCGGCCACCTTTGACGAGCTGAATAAGTATTTCACCATCAGCAATATGCCCATCGCCTCCAGCCAGTATTGGAACAGCATCCACGGCCGTGCCCCCGGCGAAGCGGCGGCGGATGAGGAGGGCAGGCAGACCATGCGTGTCCTGGCCCGGAATATGGCCTTCCTTATGCGCAGCATCGCCCTGGGCAAGGAGCGCTACGGTCTCCCCGAGACCGAGCCCCACGCCTGGACCCACTTCATCCGCTAA
- a CDS encoding AAA family ATPase: MNIFQELQAEGIDSALLDEIRHFRDTHPAPSEASDRVPHPRYLYYGQEIWESAAAALLCGEHLLLAGPKATGKNVLAENLAAVFGRPVWDVSMYVNVDAAALIGADTLQDGRVAFREGPVCKCARLGGFGVLDEVNMAKNEALAVLHATLDHRRVIDVPGYERIHLDESTRFIGTMNYGYAGTRELNEALVSRFVVLDMPIISDENLKKLLRRSFPTLKDQWAEQFAALFRDLRQKCDSGEISTKALDLRGLLSALHLMEKGISAGQALRLGVINKAFEPFEQQLAADTVWARIPEKTDRSQLFGD; this comes from the coding sequence ATGAACATCTTTCAAGAACTGCAAGCCGAAGGCATCGATTCTGCTCTGCTGGATGAGATCCGCCATTTCCGTGACACCCATCCTGCGCCCTCCGAGGCGTCGGACCGTGTCCCCCACCCCCGCTATCTCTACTATGGCCAGGAGATCTGGGAGAGTGCCGCCGCGGCCCTCCTGTGCGGGGAGCATCTGCTCCTGGCCGGCCCCAAGGCCACGGGCAAAAATGTCCTGGCTGAAAATCTGGCGGCGGTCTTTGGACGCCCGGTGTGGGATGTGTCCATGTATGTGAATGTGGATGCCGCCGCCCTTATCGGCGCCGACACCCTCCAGGACGGCCGGGTGGCATTCCGGGAAGGCCCCGTCTGCAAATGTGCCCGCCTGGGCGGCTTCGGCGTGCTGGACGAGGTGAACATGGCCAAAAACGAGGCTCTGGCCGTTCTCCACGCCACACTGGACCACCGCCGGGTCATTGATGTCCCCGGCTACGAGCGCATCCACCTGGACGAGTCCACCCGGTTCATCGGCACCATGAACTACGGCTATGCCGGCACCCGGGAGCTCAACGAGGCCCTGGTCTCCCGCTTCGTGGTCCTGGATATGCCCATCATCTCCGATGAAAATCTGAAAAAGCTCCTGCGCCGCAGCTTCCCCACGCTGAAGGACCAGTGGGCCGAGCAGTTCGCCGCCCTCTTCCGTGACCTGCGGCAAAAGTGCGACAGCGGTGAAATTTCCACCAAGGCCCTGGACCTGCGGGGCCTCCTCTCCGCCCTGCACCTGATGGAAAAGGGCATCAGCGCCGGCCAGGCCCTGCGCCTGGGCGTTATCAACAAGGCCTTTGAGCCCTTTGAGCAGCAGCTGGCGGCGGACACGGTCTGGGCCCGCATCCCCGAAAAGACCGACCGCTCCCAGCTCTTTGGTGACTGA
- a CDS encoding TVP38/TMEM64 family protein, which yields MPRVSKTAADRQHLRLAKVLVGLVWLAIIALCLVHKDSFTLEGILTYTPDKPLLAALVLVALFAVKSLSVFLYSGFLYMAAGVLFPLPAAIAVNLAGTAVMVTLPYLLGQKLGGRAVEYILSRWPKAAALHDLRCDSDFFFVLLIRLLNVFSLDMVSAYMGAVGVKYRAYLPASLLGLASMCVLFPIMGGSLADVRSPQFLLSAGIHLAIMLVSCAVFYLRQKEKTHKQ from the coding sequence ATGCCCAGAGTGAGTAAGACCGCAGCCGACCGGCAGCACCTGCGGCTGGCCAAGGTGTTAGTGGGCCTGGTTTGGCTGGCCATCATTGCCCTGTGCCTGGTGCATAAGGACAGCTTCACCCTGGAGGGAATCCTCACCTATACCCCGGACAAGCCCCTTTTGGCGGCCCTGGTGCTGGTGGCGCTTTTCGCGGTGAAGAGCCTGAGTGTGTTTCTATACAGCGGATTTTTGTACATGGCTGCCGGGGTGCTTTTTCCGCTTCCGGCAGCCATTGCGGTGAATTTGGCGGGTACGGCGGTGATGGTCACGCTGCCGTACCTGCTGGGGCAGAAGCTGGGCGGCCGGGCGGTGGAGTACATCCTGAGCCGCTGGCCCAAGGCGGCGGCTCTCCACGACCTGCGCTGTGACAGTGACTTTTTCTTTGTGCTTCTTATCCGGCTGCTGAATGTGTTTTCCCTGGATATGGTCAGTGCCTATATGGGCGCGGTGGGGGTGAAGTATCGGGCCTATCTCCCGGCTTCGCTGCTGGGGCTTGCGTCTATGTGTGTGCTGTTTCCCATCATGGGCGGGAGCCTTGCGGATGTGCGCTCACCGCAGTTTCTCCTGTCGGCGGGCATCCATCTGGCCATTATGCTGGTGTCCTGCGCCGTCTTTTACCTCCGTCAAAAGGAAAAAACGCATAAGCAGTGA